In Candidatus Tanganyikabacteria bacterium, the genomic window ACTCTGTTGACATGTTCTTACTTGCGTGTCAAACTCTCCTTGAATAGCAAGGAGAGTCGCCGTGAAGTACCGGGGCCGGGTCAAAGTCACGGGCAAGCGGCAGATCACGCTGCCGGCCGAGATATGCCGCGACCTGGGCATCGTCCGGGGCGACGAGCTGGAGAT contains:
- a CDS encoding AbrB/MazE/SpoVT family DNA-binding domain-containing protein, which encodes MKYRGRVKVTGKRQITLPAEICRDLGIVRGDELE